Proteins from one Mercurialis annua linkage group LG7, ddMerAnnu1.2, whole genome shotgun sequence genomic window:
- the LOC126655479 gene encoding probable RNA-binding protein ARP1 isoform X2, which produces MGEYGDTTYRKVFVGGLAWDTQKQTLRSYFEQFGDILEAVVIFDKITCRSKGYGFVTFKEAEAARRACVDGAPVIDGRRANCNLASFGLQRSTPSTPQLLGGGGSRSFRNSKSYENGYQIQQQPFPSIPHYAIPPSAVYGNCTTYPNPTSYYGGSGSNYVVVGNGSNWYPYIIHYYHYPHHYYTPISHSQPSGVNVAAPTVSALTPPFRPHQAITSI; this is translated from the exons ATGGGAGAATATGGAGACACCACATACAGAAAGGTGTTTGTAGGAGGGTTAGCATGGGATACCCAGAAGCAGACTCTGAGGTCTTATTTTGAGCAGTTTGGAGACATCTTGGAAGCTGTTGTTATCTTTGACAAGATTACTTGTAGATCCAAAGGTTATGGGTTT GTGACATTCAAAGAAGCAGAAGCAGCAAGAAGAGCCTGTGTGGATGGTGCACCTGTGATTGATGGGAGGAGGGCTAACTGTAATCTTGCTTCTTTTGGTCTTCAAAGATCCACACCTTCAACCCCACAACTTCTTG GAGGCGGAGGCAGCAGGAGCTTTAGAAATTCAAAATCTTACGAGAATGGTTATCAGATTCAGCAGCAACCTTTTCCTTCAATTCCACATTATGCCATCCCACCTTCAGCTGTTTATGG GAACTGCACTACTTATCCTAATCCCACG AGCTACTATGGTGGAAGCGGCAGCAATTATGTGGTGGTAGGAAATGGGTCGAATTGGTACCCATACATTATCCACTATTATCATTATCCACATCACTACTACACTCCCATCTCACATTCTCAACCTTCAG GTGTAAATGTTGCTGCTCCCACAGTTTCTGCCTTGACACCTCCATTTCGTCCTCATCAGGccatcaccagtatttga
- the LOC126655479 gene encoding probable RNA-binding protein ARP1 isoform X1, whose product MGEYGDTTYRKVFVGGLAWDTQKQTLRSYFEQFGDILEAVVIFDKITCRSKGYGFVTFKEAEAARRACVDGAPVIDGRRANCNLASFGLQRSTPSTPQLLGGGGSRSFRNSKSYENGYQIQQQPFPSIPHYAIPPSAVYGNCTTYPNPTQSYYGGSGSNYVVVGNGSNWYPYIIHYYHYPHHYYTPISHSQPSGVNVAAPTVSALTPPFRPHQAITSI is encoded by the exons ATGGGAGAATATGGAGACACCACATACAGAAAGGTGTTTGTAGGAGGGTTAGCATGGGATACCCAGAAGCAGACTCTGAGGTCTTATTTTGAGCAGTTTGGAGACATCTTGGAAGCTGTTGTTATCTTTGACAAGATTACTTGTAGATCCAAAGGTTATGGGTTT GTGACATTCAAAGAAGCAGAAGCAGCAAGAAGAGCCTGTGTGGATGGTGCACCTGTGATTGATGGGAGGAGGGCTAACTGTAATCTTGCTTCTTTTGGTCTTCAAAGATCCACACCTTCAACCCCACAACTTCTTG GAGGCGGAGGCAGCAGGAGCTTTAGAAATTCAAAATCTTACGAGAATGGTTATCAGATTCAGCAGCAACCTTTTCCTTCAATTCCACATTATGCCATCCCACCTTCAGCTGTTTATGG GAACTGCACTACTTATCCTAATCCCACG CAGAGCTACTATGGTGGAAGCGGCAGCAATTATGTGGTGGTAGGAAATGGGTCGAATTGGTACCCATACATTATCCACTATTATCATTATCCACATCACTACTACACTCCCATCTCACATTCTCAACCTTCAG GTGTAAATGTTGCTGCTCCCACAGTTTCTGCCTTGACACCTCCATTTCGTCCTCATCAGGccatcaccagtatttga